The Vibrio sp. 16 genome segment GTCGTTCTTCATGCCAAGGCATAGGTCGAAGCAGTGCCATCGCTTTTAACCCTAAACGAGCGGTTAAGATTCCGACGCCAAGTCCCTGCCCTGCTCTCGCTGACACGCGCCCGGCCAAGTCCATCGACATCAGATCCATGCTGGCATCTATGGCTAACTCACTTGCTCCTGCAGCGGCCATGTTGATTAAGGTCGATTTGAACAGCTGTAGCCGTGACCAATACCCTAGCTCGACACCGTAAATATCCGCTAAGCTGTCGATCATTTTGAAGTTTCGCCAAGCCACCAGCAACATATCGGCAATCGCCAATGGGCTTATGGCAACAAGCGCCGCTGACTCAGTCGCATGTTGAGACACCACTTTAGTTGCCAACTTATCTTGCTCTGACACCACCATCGCATCGTACATATCGAGCACTTCACCATCACTGTGCGAGGGCTTCACGCTATGGATCCAACGGTCATAACTGGGTGACTCTGCTGAAATGCCTGACTGCTTGGCAAGCGCCTCACAAAACGCCTTCCCTTTACCAATGCTATTGGTTTCGATTAGGGCTTCCGTTTGCTCTTGTACCGAAAAGTGATTGCGCAGCTTACGTAATTTCCACAACTCTTTGCCGATTGCGCCAATACCTAAACTGGCAAGAACCGATATGAATCCCGCCCATCCTAACGACAACCAGTCTGCGGTTTGAATCGACGTGACAACACTGTCTATCGCCTGCCACCCCACTAAACCAGCAAATGTTGCCAACAGACCACTCGCCAACCACTTCGACCCAGAGTGAGGGCGAATAATGCGTTCTAATTTTGCTTCGGCTTCGGTATCAGAATCACGCTCTTCAATCTTTGCAGGGACAAATGTTTCTTGCTCGGTGAATTGCATGTGTGCAGTGAGGTCTGGTTGAGATTGAACTGGTTCATCCACTAAAGGCTGTTCAAACACCTTCTTCTGTTTCAACTTACTGTCTGCTGGTTGGCTCATTTCAGTTTGTCTCCAATCAAATACTCAAGTGCTTTATCCATGCGAATATGCGGCAATGGCTCATCACTGAGCGATGCTTGAGGGCGAAAGGCGGTAAACTCGAACCCTTGCTGCTGCCAATACACTTTATTGGGTAACTTCTTCGGTACTTCACCAGGGAAGACCGTCATGGGCTGCTCTTCCAGCGTCACTCCTTGAATCGCAGGCACCGCCTGATCGCCCTGACCAATAAAGCCCGTTTGAGTGGCTTGGATAGAGGCCATAGTCATACAACTCATTTCAATGTTTTCAAACGACGCGTTTTGCCACGCTGGATGTACCATTTGCTGCAACAACGACACCAAATTTGGGTGTTGTTCGGGGGTCACATGATCCGCTTTTGTTGCCGCGAATAGCACTTTATCAATCCGTGGTGAAAACAGGCGCTTTAATAAATTACTCCTGCCGTACTTAAAGCTATTCATGATTTGTT includes the following:
- a CDS encoding YcjF family protein — protein: MSQPADSKLKQKKVFEQPLVDEPVQSQPDLTAHMQFTEQETFVPAKIEERDSDTEAEAKLERIIRPHSGSKWLASGLLATFAGLVGWQAIDSVVTSIQTADWLSLGWAGFISVLASLGIGAIGKELWKLRKLRNHFSVQEQTEALIETNSIGKGKAFCEALAKQSGISAESPSYDRWIHSVKPSHSDGEVLDMYDAMVVSEQDKLATKVVSQHATESAALVAISPLAIADMLLVAWRNFKMIDSLADIYGVELGYWSRLQLFKSTLINMAAAGASELAIDASMDLMSMDLAGRVSARAGQGLGVGILTARLGLKAMALLRPMPWHEERRVKLGAIRKQIVEKIAAITIK